GTAATCTTTCTTTGTATAAAGCTTCGTTTCATTCGATTTACTGTCCCGTCCTGGTAAAGGAATATTAAATCTTAAAATTAAGAAACGGAATAAGAAGAAATAAATCGCTGTAAACGACAAGCCAACTGCAAACTGAATAAGGTACATAGACCAGTGGTTACTAAATAAAGGCACCCAGTTTGTGGTAGCAATTTCAATCAGACCACCGCCCATATTACCAACGACCCCTAGAGCATACATCGTTGCCCCCATTGTGGCGGCAAGGACAGCGTGAATAGCGAATAAATAAGGTGCGATGAATAAGAACGTAAATTCAAGTGGCTCTGTAATACCAGCAAAGACCGATGTTAATGTTGCCGCTAATAGTAACGCACCCACTTTTTTTCTGTTCTCCGGTTTTGCTGTGGCATAAATAGCTAATGCAATACCTGGGGCAGCAAACATTTTTGAGTTACCGTGTAGAAGGAAACCAGCCTGTGGAAAGACATCCTTTAAAGGTTCTGTCGTCTGAGCGAATGTTCCTAAGTTCTGAATCCAGTAAGCTGTAATACCCTCCTGTACGACTGCTGGACCATATTGGAATGGTGTGTATATAAAATGGTGCAAGCCGGTTGGGATTAAAATTCTTTCTAAAAATAAGAAGATCCAGACACCTAATGTGCCAGCGCTTTTCATAAATCCTTGTAAGGATAAAATTGAATCTTGTACCATCGGCCAGAAAAAGCTTGTTAAAAGAGCGAGGGGAAGCATCAGAAAGAATGCAACCATAACCACATACGGTGTCCCTTGGAATATTCCTACTGCTTCAGGCAATCTTTTCTCGTAATAACGATTATGAAGCCAAACGACGATGCCGGAGATCACGATGGCACCAATAATACTCGTATCAAGCGTTTTAATTCCGGCAATATAGGTAAGCCCGCTCGTCCCGCCGACCTCAGCGGTGAAATCAACACCTAGTGCAGGTCCCCAAATCTCTAAAATACTGTTAACGTAATAATTGAATACAACATACGAAACGAATGCGGCTAAACAAGCTCTCGCAGCAGCTTTTTTAGCTAAGGAGATAGGCAATCCAATCAAAAAGATGAGAGGCATTTGATTGAATATGGTCCATCCGCCATTTTCAATTAAGGTCCATA
The DNA window shown above is from Salipaludibacillus agaradhaerens and carries:
- a CDS encoding alpha-glucoside-specific PTS transporter subunit IIBC, giving the protein MMKNIQRFGSAMIVPVLLFPFFGIVVGLATLFKNEAIFGSLADPDHLWYQVWTLIENGGWTIFNQMPLIFLIGLPISLAKKAAARACLAAFVSYVVFNYYVNSILEIWGPALGVDFTAEVGGTSGLTYIAGIKTLDTSIIGAIVISGIVVWLHNRYYEKRLPEAVGIFQGTPYVVMVAFFLMLPLALLTSFFWPMVQDSILSLQGFMKSAGTLGVWIFLFLERILIPTGLHHFIYTPFQYGPAVVQEGITAYWIQNLGTFAQTTEPLKDVFPQAGFLLHGNSKMFAAPGIALAIYATAKPENRKKVGALLLAATLTSVFAGITEPLEFTFLFIAPYLFAIHAVLAATMGATMYALGVVGNMGGGLIEIATTNWVPLFSNHWSMYLIQFAVGLSFTAIYFFLFRFLILRFNIPLPGRDSKSNETKLYTKKDYQAKKAGDTAATSDVQTYKNDYERQADHFLQLLGGKENISEVTNCATRLRVSVHDTGKLKSEAEFKEAGAHGLVVNGTNIQIIVGLSVSQVRDYFEELSGR